In Citrobacter sp. RHB25-C09, the following proteins share a genomic window:
- the ubiG gene encoding bifunctional 2-polyprenyl-6-hydroxyphenol methylase/3-demethylubiquinol 3-O-methyltransferase UbiG, whose amino-acid sequence MNAEKQPVNHNVDHEEIAKFEAVASRWWDLEGEFKPLHRINPLRLGYIAERSGGLFGKKVLDVGCGGGILAESMAREGATVTGLDMGFEPLQVAKLHALESGIQVDYVQETVEEHAAKHAHQYDVVTCMEMLEHVPDPQSVVRACAQLVKPGGDVFFSTLNRNGKSWLMAVVGAEYILRMVPKGTHDIKKFIKPAELLGWVDQTVLQERHITGLHFNPITNTFKLGPGVDVNYMVHTTAKAD is encoded by the coding sequence ATGAATGCCGAAAAACAGCCGGTAAACCACAACGTTGACCACGAAGAGATCGCCAAATTCGAGGCCGTCGCGTCGCGCTGGTGGGATCTGGAAGGCGAGTTTAAGCCGTTGCATCGTATTAACCCCCTGCGTCTGGGTTACATTGCCGAGCGATCGGGCGGTCTGTTTGGTAAAAAAGTGCTTGATGTCGGCTGCGGTGGCGGCATTCTGGCTGAAAGCATGGCCCGTGAAGGGGCGACGGTAACCGGGCTGGATATGGGTTTTGAGCCGTTACAGGTGGCAAAACTGCATGCGCTGGAAAGCGGTATTCAGGTTGACTATGTGCAGGAGACAGTAGAAGAACACGCAGCCAAACATGCGCACCAGTACGATGTCGTGACCTGCATGGAGATGCTGGAGCATGTCCCCGATCCACAGTCGGTCGTCCGCGCCTGCGCGCAACTGGTTAAACCCGGTGGGGACGTGTTTTTCTCAACCCTCAATCGCAATGGCAAATCCTGGTTGATGGCGGTCGTCGGTGCAGAATACATTCTGCGGATGGTGCCGAAAGGCACTCATGATATTAAAAAGTTTATTAAGCCCGCCGAGCTTCTTGGTTGGGTGGATCAGACGGTGTTGCAAGAACGCCACATCACCGGACTGCATTTCAACCCCATTACCAATACCTTCAAACTCGGCCCCGGCGTCGATGTGAATTATATGGTACATACCACGGCAAAAGCCGACTGA
- the nrdA gene encoding class 1a ribonucleoside-diphosphate reductase subunit alpha has translation MNQSLLVTKRDGSTERINLDKIHRVLDWAAEGLNNVSISQVELRSHIQFYDGIKTSDIHETIIKAAADLISRDAPDYQYLAARLAIFHLRKKAYGEFEPPKLFDHVVKMVEMGKYDNHLLEDYTEEEFKQMDSFIVHDRDMTFSYAAVKQLEGKYLVQNRVTGEIYESAQFLYILVAACLFSNYPRETRLEYVKRFYDAVSTFKISLPTPIMSGVRTPTRQFSSCVLIECGDSLDSINATSSAIVKYVSQRAGIGINAGRIRALGSPIRGGEAFHTGCIPFYKHFQTAVKSCSQGGVRGGAATLFYPMWHLEVESLLVLKNNRGVEGNRVRHMDYGVQINKLMYTRLLKGEDITLFSPSDVPGLYDAFFADQDEFERLYTQYEKDNSIRKQRVKAVELFSLMMQERASTGRIYIQNVDHCNTHSPFDPQVAPVRQSNLCLEIALPTKPLMDVNDENGEIALCTLSAFNLGAINSLDELEELAVLAVRALDALLDYQDYPIPAAKRGAMGRRTLGIGVINYAYYLAKHGVRYSDGSANNLTHKTFEAIQYYLLKASNELAIEQGACPWFNETTYAQGILPIDTYKKDLDAIVSEPLHYDWEQLRESIKTHGLRNSTLSALMPSETSSQISNATNGIEPPRGYVSIKASKDGILRQVVPDYEHLGNAYELLWEMPGNDGYLQLVGVMQKFIDQSISANTNYDPTRFPSGKVPMQQLLKDLLTAYKFGVKTLYYQNTRDGAEDAQDDLVPSIQDDGCESGACKI, from the coding sequence ATGAATCAGAGTCTGCTGGTGACAAAGCGTGATGGTAGTACAGAGCGCATCAATCTCGACAAAATCCATCGGGTTCTGGATTGGGCGGCAGAAGGACTGAATAACGTTTCGATTTCTCAGGTCGAACTGCGCTCCCACATCCAGTTTTATGACGGTATCAAGACATCCGATATCCATGAAACGATCATTAAAGCCGCCGCAGACCTGATCTCTCGCGACGCGCCAGATTATCAGTACCTGGCTGCCCGCCTGGCCATTTTCCATCTGCGTAAAAAAGCCTATGGCGAGTTCGAGCCGCCGAAGCTGTTCGACCATGTAGTGAAAATGGTTGAGATGGGCAAATACGACAATCATCTGCTGGAAGACTACACGGAAGAAGAGTTCAAGCAGATGGACTCGTTCATCGTACACGACCGCGATATGACCTTCTCTTACGCTGCCGTTAAGCAGTTAGAAGGCAAATATCTGGTTCAGAACCGCGTCACCGGTGAGATCTACGAAAGCGCCCAGTTCCTTTATATCCTGGTCGCCGCTTGCCTGTTCTCTAACTACCCGCGTGAAACCCGTCTGGAATACGTTAAGCGTTTCTACGACGCCGTTTCAACCTTCAAAATTTCTCTGCCTACGCCAATCATGTCCGGCGTACGCACCCCGACGCGTCAGTTCAGCTCCTGTGTGTTGATCGAGTGCGGCGACAGTCTGGATTCCATCAACGCCACCTCCAGCGCGATCGTGAAATACGTTTCCCAGCGTGCCGGTATCGGCATCAACGCCGGTCGCATTCGTGCGCTGGGCAGCCCGATTCGCGGCGGTGAAGCGTTCCATACCGGCTGTATCCCGTTCTACAAGCACTTCCAGACGGCGGTGAAATCCTGCTCTCAGGGCGGCGTGCGCGGCGGAGCAGCAACCCTGTTCTACCCTATGTGGCATCTGGAAGTCGAAAGCCTGCTGGTGCTGAAAAACAACCGTGGCGTGGAAGGAAACCGCGTGCGTCACATGGACTACGGGGTGCAGATCAACAAGCTGATGTACACCCGCCTGCTGAAAGGTGAAGACATCACCCTGTTCAGCCCGTCCGACGTTCCTGGCCTGTACGACGCGTTCTTCGCCGATCAGGACGAATTTGAGCGCCTGTACACGCAATACGAAAAAGACAACAGCATTCGCAAACAGCGGGTGAAAGCGGTTGAGCTGTTCTCGCTAATGATGCAAGAACGCGCCTCAACTGGCCGTATCTATATTCAGAACGTTGACCACTGCAACACCCACAGCCCGTTCGATCCGCAGGTCGCACCGGTTCGCCAGTCCAACCTGTGTCTGGAGATCGCGCTGCCGACCAAACCGCTGATGGACGTGAACGACGAAAACGGTGAAATCGCGCTGTGTACGCTTTCTGCGTTCAACCTCGGGGCGATTAACAGCCTTGACGAGCTTGAAGAGCTGGCGGTGCTGGCGGTACGTGCGCTTGATGCCCTGCTGGATTATCAGGACTACCCGATTCCTGCGGCAAAACGCGGCGCAATGGGCCGCCGTACGCTGGGGATTGGCGTCATTAACTACGCCTACTATCTGGCGAAGCACGGCGTGCGTTATTCCGACGGCAGCGCCAACAACCTGACGCACAAAACCTTTGAAGCCATTCAGTACTATCTGCTGAAGGCGTCAAACGAACTGGCTATCGAACAAGGTGCCTGCCCGTGGTTTAACGAAACCACCTATGCGCAGGGTATTCTGCCAATCGACACCTATAAGAAAGATCTGGATGCGATTGTCAGCGAACCGCTACATTACGACTGGGAGCAGCTTCGTGAGTCAATCAAGACCCATGGCCTGCGTAACTCCACGCTTTCCGCGCTGATGCCGTCTGAAACCTCTTCGCAGATCTCTAACGCGACGAATGGTATTGAGCCGCCGCGCGGTTACGTGAGCATTAAAGCGTCGAAAGACGGGATTCTGCGTCAGGTTGTGCCGGACTATGAGCATCTGGGTAACGCTTACGAACTGCTGTGGGAAATGCCCGGTAACGACGGCTATCTGCAACTGGTTGGCGTGATGCAGAAATTTATCGATCAGTCGATTTCCGCTAATACCAACTACGATCCGACGCGCTTCCCGTCAGGGAAAGTGCCGATGCAGCAATTGCTGAAAGACCTGCTCACCGCCTATAAATTCGGTGTGAAAACGCTGTATTATCAGAACACCCGAGACGGTGCGGAAGATGCGCAGGACGATCTGGTGCCCTCCATTCAGGACGATGGCTGCGAAAGCGGCGCATGTAAGATTTAA
- the nrdB gene encoding class Ia ribonucleoside-diphosphate reductase subunit beta codes for MAYTTFSQTKNDQLLEPMFFGQPVNVARYDQQKYDIFEKLIEKQLSFFWRPEEVDVSRDRIDYQALPEHEKHIFISNLKYQTLLDSIQGRSPNVALLPLISIPELETWVETWAFSETIHSRSYTHIIRNIVNDPAVVFDDIVTNEQIQKRAEGISSYYDELIEMTSYWHLLGEGTHTVNGKTVTVNLRELKKKLYLCLMSVNALEAIRFYVSFACSFAFAERELMEGNAKIIRLIARDEALHLTGTQHMLNLLRSGVDDPEMAEIAEECKQECYDLFVQAALQEKEWADYLFRDGSMIGLNKDILCQYVEYITNIRMQAVGLDLPFQTRSNPIPWINTWLVSDNVQVAPQEVEVSSYLVGQIDSEVDTDDLSNFQL; via the coding sequence ATGGCCTACACCACCTTTTCACAGACGAAAAATGACCAGCTTCTGGAACCGATGTTTTTCGGCCAGCCGGTAAACGTTGCCCGTTACGATCAACAAAAATATGACATCTTCGAAAAGCTGATCGAAAAGCAGCTCTCGTTCTTCTGGCGCCCGGAAGAAGTTGACGTTTCCCGTGACCGCATCGACTATCAGGCGCTGCCGGAACATGAGAAACACATTTTTATCAGCAACCTGAAATATCAGACGCTGCTGGACTCCATTCAGGGACGCAGCCCGAACGTGGCGCTGCTGCCACTGATCTCGATCCCGGAACTGGAAACCTGGGTAGAAACCTGGGCCTTCTCCGAGACCATTCACTCGCGCTCGTACACCCATATCATCCGCAACATCGTGAACGATCCGGCGGTGGTGTTTGACGATATTGTCACCAACGAGCAGATCCAGAAACGTGCGGAAGGCATTTCCAGCTATTACGACGAGCTGATTGAGATGACCAGCTACTGGCATTTACTGGGCGAAGGTACGCACACGGTTAACGGCAAAACTGTGACCGTAAATCTGCGCGAACTGAAGAAGAAGCTGTACCTGTGCCTGATGAGCGTAAATGCGCTTGAAGCCATTCGTTTTTACGTCAGCTTTGCGTGCTCTTTCGCCTTTGCCGAGCGCGAGCTGATGGAAGGTAATGCCAAGATTATCCGCCTGATTGCTCGCGACGAAGCGCTACACCTGACCGGCACCCAACATATGCTGAACCTGTTGCGCAGCGGCGTTGACGATCCTGAAATGGCGGAAATCGCTGAAGAGTGCAAGCAGGAGTGTTATGACCTGTTCGTCCAGGCGGCATTGCAGGAAAAAGAGTGGGCAGATTACCTGTTCCGTGACGGTTCGATGATCGGCCTGAACAAAGACATTCTTTGTCAGTACGTCGAGTACATCACCAACATCCGCATGCAGGCCGTAGGCCTTGATCTGCCGTTCCAGACCCGCTCCAACCCGATTCCGTGGATCAACACCTGGCTGGTGTCCGATAACGTTCAGGTTGCTCCGCAGGAAGTGGAAGTGAGTTCTTACCTGGTCGGTCAGATCGATTCTGAAGTCGATACTGACGATCTGAGCAACTTCCAGCTCTGA
- the yfaE gene encoding class I ribonucleotide reductase maintenance protein YfaE codes for MGRVTLHITGTQLLCQDEHPSLLAALESHNVEVEYQCRAGYCGSCRTRLIAGQVDWLTEPLAFVQPDEILPCCCRAKGDIEIEM; via the coding sequence ATGGGCCGCGTTACGCTACACATTACTGGCACACAGCTGCTGTGCCAGGATGAACACCCTTCCCTGCTCGCTGCATTAGAATCCCATAATGTCGAAGTCGAATACCAGTGTCGGGCAGGCTACTGCGGTTCCTGCCGTACGCGATTGATTGCGGGCCAGGTTGACTGGCTCACCGAACCGCTGGCGTTCGTGCAGCCGGATGAAATTTTGCCCTGCTGTTGCAGGGCAAAAGGCGATATCGAAATTGAAATGTAA
- the inaA gene encoding lipopolysaccharide kinase InaA: MSQATAHDEFNDWWATEGDWVEEPNFRRKGMSGVQCIERDGKKLYVKRMTQHLFHSVRYPFGRPTIVREMDVIQELERAGVIVPKIVYGKATKIDGEWRALLITEDMKGFISIADWYQQHTISPYPDGVRDAMLKAVAVAFKKMHSVNRQHGCCYVRHIYVKSEGTVEAGFLDLEKSRRRFRRHKAVNHDFAQLEKYLSPIPKADWEQVKAYYYAL, from the coding sequence ATGTCACAGGCAACAGCGCATGATGAATTTAACGACTGGTGGGCAACGGAAGGGGATTGGGTTGAAGAACCTAACTTTCGTCGCAAAGGAATGAGCGGCGTACAGTGCATCGAGCGAGACGGCAAAAAGCTTTATGTCAAACGTATGACCCAGCATCTGTTTCATTCTGTGCGTTATCCCTTTGGTCGGCCCACCATCGTGCGTGAAATGGATGTGATTCAGGAACTGGAACGTGCGGGCGTGATTGTGCCGAAAATCGTTTATGGTAAAGCGACGAAAATCGACGGTGAGTGGCGGGCACTGCTGATCACGGAAGATATGAAAGGGTTTATCAGCATTGCCGACTGGTATCAGCAGCATACGATATCGCCGTATCCAGACGGTGTTCGCGATGCGATGCTAAAAGCGGTTGCTGTAGCATTCAAAAAGATGCACAGCGTTAACCGCCAGCATGGCTGCTGTTACGTTCGTCATATTTACGTGAAATCAGAAGGGACTGTCGAAGCCGGTTTTTTAGATCTGGAAAAAAGCCGCCGTCGTTTCCGCCGTCATAAAGCCGTCAATCACGATTTCGCGCAACTGGAGAAGTACCTGAGCCCAATTCCGAAAGCGGACTGGGAACAGGTCAAAGCGTATTACTACGCGCTGTAG
- the glpQ gene encoding glycerophosphodiester phosphodiesterase, whose translation MKTALKNLSLALMMAGTVMGSSAMAASNTDKVVIAHRGASGYLPEHTLPAKAMAYAQGADYLEQDLVMTRDDRLVVLHDHYLDRVTDVAERFPDRARKDGRYYAIDFTLDEIKSLKFTEGFDLENGKKVQTYPGRFPMGKSDFRVHTFEEEIEFVQGLNHSTGKNIGIYPEIKAPWFHHQEGKDIAAKTLEVLKKYGYSDKQDKVYLQSFDAAELKRIKNELEPKMGMDLNLVQLIAYTDWNETQEKQPDGKWVNYNYDWMFKPGAMKQIAEYADGVGPDYHMLIDEKSKKGNIVLTNMAKEAQQNKMTVHPYTVRADQLPDYAADVNQLYDILYNKAGVDGLFTDFPDKAVVFLRKE comes from the coding sequence ATGAAAACGGCACTGAAAAACCTGAGTCTGGCACTGATGATGGCAGGCACGGTAATGGGAAGCAGTGCGATGGCGGCCAGTAACACGGATAAAGTGGTGATTGCCCACCGTGGTGCGAGCGGTTATCTGCCTGAGCATACCCTTCCTGCAAAGGCAATGGCCTACGCACAGGGTGCGGATTATCTGGAGCAGGATTTGGTGATGACCAGGGATGACCGTCTGGTTGTCCTTCATGACCACTATCTGGACCGCGTAACGGACGTTGCTGAACGTTTCCCGGATCGCGCACGCAAAGATGGCCGCTACTATGCGATCGACTTTACCCTGGATGAAATCAAATCCCTGAAGTTTACCGAAGGGTTTGATCTGGAAAACGGTAAGAAGGTGCAAACCTATCCTGGCCGTTTCCCGATGGGGAAATCGGACTTCCGCGTGCATACCTTTGAGGAAGAGATCGAGTTTGTTCAGGGGCTGAATCATTCCACCGGTAAGAACATTGGGATTTACCCAGAGATCAAAGCGCCATGGTTCCATCACCAGGAAGGGAAGGATATTGCGGCTAAGACGCTGGAAGTGCTGAAAAAGTATGGCTATAGCGACAAACAGGACAAGGTCTATCTGCAAAGTTTTGATGCCGCTGAACTTAAGCGCATCAAGAACGAGCTGGAACCAAAGATGGGGATGGATCTGAACCTGGTGCAGCTTATTGCCTATACCGACTGGAATGAAACCCAAGAAAAACAGCCGGACGGCAAATGGGTGAATTACAACTACGACTGGATGTTCAAGCCGGGCGCGATGAAGCAGATTGCTGAATATGCGGATGGTGTGGGTCCGGATTATCATATGCTGATCGACGAGAAATCGAAGAAAGGCAACATTGTCCTGACCAATATGGCGAAAGAAGCGCAGCAGAATAAGATGACGGTTCATCCTTATACTGTCCGCGCCGATCAACTGCCGGATTACGCGGCGGACGTTAATCAGCTGTATGACATTCTGTACAATAAAGCGGGCGTAGACGGGCTGTTCACCGACTTCCCCGACAAAGCGGTTGTGTTCTTACGTAAAGAGTAA